Proteins encoded within one genomic window of Agelaius phoeniceus isolate bAgePho1 chromosome Z, bAgePho1.hap1, whole genome shotgun sequence:
- the LOC129132589 gene encoding urea transporter 2: MENCVDIKIETMGERMPVKQNPLSTGGKSFCRAVGYLTGDMKDFGTWLKDKPLVIQLLDWVLRGISQVMFVNNPLTGLVILTGLLMQNPWWTLTGCVGTLVSTLTALILGQDRSAIAAGLYGYNGVLVGLLMAVFSADEDYNWWLLLPVALVSMTCPIFTSALSAVFSKWDLPVLTLPFNLALTLYLAASGPHNLFFPTTVIRPAMGTPNITWADAEITMLLQSIPVGVGQVYGCDNPWTGGIFLIGLFISSPLLCVHTVIGSAAGILAGLSLATPFNQIYLGLWGYNSALSCAAIGGMFLALTWQAHLLAMACALFSAYLGAAVTHMLSVFGVPSGTWPFCLSALTFLLMTSNHSGICRLPLSKVTYPEANRAYYLMMKKHEKSCCEA, from the exons ATGGAAAACTGTGTTGATATCAAGATAGAAACCATGGGGGAAAGAATGCCAGTGAAGCAGAATCCACTGAGCACTGGTGGGAAGagtttctgcagagctgtgggttACCTCACTGGAGACATGAAGGATTTTGGAACCTGGCTGAAAG ACAAACCCCTCGTGATCCAGCTCCTTGACTGGGTGCTGCGTGGGATATCCCAGGTGATGTTTGTCAACAACCCCCTCACTGGGCTGGTCATTCTGACTGGGCTCCTGATGCAGAACCCATGGTGGACACTCACAGGATGCGTGGGAACACTTGTCTCAACTTTAACAGCACTTATTCTGGGTCAGGACAG ATCAGCCATAGCAGCAGGCCTGTACGGATACAACGGGGTCCTGGTGGGATTGCTGATGGCTGTCTTCTCTGCTGATGAAGACTACAACTGGtggctcctcctgcctgtgGCACTGGTGTCCATGACCTG CCCTATTTTCACCAGTGCTTTAAGTGCAGTTTTCTCTAAGTGGGACCtgcctgttctcaccctgcctttCAACTTGGCCTTGACCCTCTACCTGGCTGCTTCAGGACCACACAACCTCTTCTTCCCCACGACTGTGATTCGTCCTGCAATGGGAACACCGAACATCACCTGGGCAGATGCTGAAATCACAATG CTCCTGCAATCCATCCCAGTCGGCGTGGGCCAGGTTTATGGTTGTGACAACCCCTGGACTGGGGGAATTTTCCTGATTGGTTTATTTATCTCCTCTCCACTCCTTTGTGTCCACACAGTGATCGGCTCAGCAGCGGGGATACTGGCAG GGCTAAGCTTAGCAACACCGTTTAACCAAATCTACTTGGGGCTGTGGGGCTACAACAGCGCCCTGTCCTGCGCTGCCATCGGGGGCATGTTCCTGGCTCTCACCTGGCAGGCACacctcctggccatggcctgTG CACTCTTCAGTGCCtacctgggagcagcagtgacCCACATGTTGTCTGTG ttTGGGGTGCCATCTGGAACCTGGCCCTTTTGCTTGTCTGCCCTGACCTTCCTGCTAATGACCTCAAACCACTCTGGGATCTGCAGGCTGCCACTCTCCAAAGTCACCTACCCAGAAGCCAACAGAGCTTATTACCTGATGATGAAGAAACATGAGAAGTCTTGCTGTGAGGCATAG